One uncultured Carboxylicivirga sp. genomic window, AAATAAAAATTGGCAGCATTTTTGTAATTCTTTCTTCATAACATTTAAACATTACAACTATGTTCACAAGTCCGTTATTATTTATATTTCTGTTTTTTCTAATTGTGAGCTGGATTGTTAGCTCAAGACTGAAAAGTAAGTTCAAAGCATATTCGAAAGTGCCTATCAATTATGGAATGACAGGCGCAGAAGTGGCTCAAAAGATGCTTAGAGACAATGGTCTGATGAATATTCAGATCAATGCTGTTCAAGGTACCTTAAGTGATCATTATAATCCAACTAACCGAACCATTAATTTAAGTCCTGATGTATATCATGGACGAAGCGTGGCTGCAGCAGCAGTGGCGGCTCATGAAACAGGTCATGCTATTCAGCATGCCAATAGTTACAGCCTGCTTAGTTTCAGGTCAGCGTTAGTGCCATTGCAAAATGTAAGTGCGCGAATTCTTAATTTTATCTTTATCGCAATGTTTTTTGGTGCATTTGCATTGCCTGGCTTATTACCTTTTGATTTGGCATTACAAATCATCATCGTGTGTTACGGTATCTTTACTTTAGCAGCGTTCGTTACTTTGCCTGTAGAAATAGATGCAAGCAGGAGAGCTTTAGCCTGGTTAAACAATGCTGGTATTACTTCGCACGACACTTATGGAAAAGCTAAAGATGCATTGAAATGGGCTGCATACACCTATGTTGTTGCTGCACTTTCAGCATTGGCTACATTACTTTACTATGTAATGATCTTTTTAGGAAACAGAGATTAAGAAATACGTTTATTTAATTAGAAGGGCAGCTTACGTTGCCCTTTTTTATTGGTGATAGTAATTATAATCCTTTAAGATGGTTTTTAAAAACTCCATTGCAGGTTGTTTGGTTTCTATATTCATTTTTTTAATAACTACTTCTTTTGTTTTAAGTGCTAAAGGATGAGGTGCACCAATACTATTATATGAGTTATTTTTTTGTGACAGATTTAAAACCTCTTTTATGGTTTGCATGTCCTTTTCATGTAATTTAATAACTTCAGGGTACACAGGTTCATAACCTTGTTCTACTTCAACATAAACAGTGTCATTAAGGTCTCCCTGAGCATCAATTTTTAATACCGCTGTGCCGGCAGCCAAATCACCTATTCGTTTGCCTTTACCATTAATGATGATTGTTAAAAGTGCTCCCAGGCCATAGGTTAAATGAAAATCAACCAAACGGAATATCCATCGGATAAAGCAAGCTCCAAAATTAAGCTCTCCAACATCAAGTCTAACTACCCTCATCTTCATAATCATTTTACCAAATGTTTGACCATTCAGAAAAAGGTCGCACAACAGATTGTAAAATACAATGGGTAAGGTTAAAAGACTAACCCACCAGTCTGGTGTATCAACTATATTGAATATAATTACCCCTAGAATTAAGGCATAACTAAGTTTTATAAATCCATCGATTAGATGGCCGAGGAGGCGATCACCCACACTGGCAAGTTGAAACTCTATATCAACATTTTGAGTGGTTGAAATTTGTAAATGTTCCATTCGGGTTAAGGAAAATGAATACGTGAATTAACTTTATAAAAGTAGCAAAATAAATTTTTTATGTGTGAAATTTTGAGTTTATTCGTACTGCTCATGACCAAACCTAATGAAAGAGGTAACATTTATTAACCGAAATAAAAAGCGTTGGGAGAAATTTGAAGCGCAATTACAAAAGTCTTCATTGGTTACTCCGGATGAGTTGGCTGATCAGTTTATTCAGCTAACAGATGATTTGGCATATGCACGAACCTATTATCCAAATACACGCACACTAAGTTACCTAAACAGCCTTTCTCAGAAAACACATCAGGAGATTTACCGGAATAAAAGAGAAAAAGGAAGCCGAATTCCTTCTTTCTTTGCGTTCGAACTTCCGTTGATTCTTAATTATGCACGGCCATATTTTTTTCTTTCATTAGTTGTATTTATAGCTGCCTGGGCACTGGGAGCAATATCGGCATATGTTGATCATGATTTTTTGAGAGTAATTGCAGGTGATCAATATGTGAATATGACACTGGATAACATTGAAAAAGGTGATCCGATGGCAGTTTATTCTCAGGTTGGCGAAATGCCTATGTTTATTGGTATTACATTTAATAATGTATTTGTATCGTTTTATGTTTTCGTCATGGGATTACTAACTCCCATCGGTACAATCATCCAGATATTCAGGAATGGTATTATGGTAGGTGCTTTTCAGGCATTTTTTTATCATAAAAACCTGTTAGGCGTTTCAACTTATGCAATTATGATTCATGGAACACTGGAATTATCAGCCATTGTGCTGGCAGGTGGTGCAGGCATAATAATGGGCAAATATTTGTTATTTCCGGGAACATATTCCCGTAAAGATTCTTTCGTTTATGGGGTGAAGAAGAGTATAAAAATAATGATAGGTTTGGTACCTGTTTTTATTGTGGCAGGTTTTCTGGAGGGTTTTGTAACCCGTTATTACAATAGTATGGAAACCTGGATGAATATTTTAATTATTGCCATTTCATTAACTTTTATTGTTTGGTATTTTTTCCTTTATCCGGTAAAAGTGCATAGACGATATTTACAACAAACAGATAGAAATGAATAATACCGATGTTGATTTTAATCTGAAGAGGGATTTCAGTGATGTGATTAACGTTACATTCAGCTTTATCAAGCAGGAGTTTAAAACCTTATTAAGTACAGTAGCCCTTTATACTATTATTCCATTACTAGGGTCAGCTGTCTTAAGTGTTTTTTACACCAAAGATACCTGGACAGCCTATTTTCAAGGCATTTTTACGAATGCTCCTGTTGTAGAAACACCCAATTTTACCGTTTTGATTTTAATGATTGTCATTAACTTTATCTCTACTCTAATGGTAATGGGATTAACTTACGAATACATTCACCTTTATAATACCCGGGGTAAAGGAAATTTTACAAGAGCTGACGTGGCAAATGCCTTCGTTAAAGATTTCCTTAAAATCTTAGGTTATAATATTATTGTATTTATTGTAGTTACACTTGCTTCTGTTTTAATAATACCTGGAATATATCTTGCTGTACCTCTTACTTTTATCACCATAATTTTAATTGTTGAGAAGAAAGGTTTTTCAGATTCGTGGAGCCGTTGTTTTGAGATTATTAAGAATAATTGGTGGTTTACTTTAGCATTGATAATAGTGACCTATATTATTATCTATATGTTGGGTATGGTATTTAATCTACCCCTAGGAATTTATTCAGGTATTAAAGGTTTTACTGCGGCTACAGGGGGTAATTTTGAAATGGATTATGTGGTATTGACATTATTTACAATCCTTTCAACTGTTGGATCCTCGTTGCTGATGGTTCTTTTTTACACAATGTTGGCTGCGCAGTATTACAGTTTGAACTCAGATAAAACAAAAGCCAGTTCCATTCTGGATCGAATTAATGAAATAGAAGATCGTCCTGTTGAAGATTCATTTTAAATATATATTAGTTTTTGTATTGTTACTTAGTGGTTTTCAGTTAAAAGCTGAGACCGACTCTTTGGCTCTTAATGGTAGCATTGAGGCATGGGATAATACTGCTGTTGATTACCGGCATCCGTCTCAGGATACCATTACTTACTATAAGCAGCACCCCGATTATAATTATATTGAAAAGGAAACTACTGAAAGTTTACTGGATCGGTTTTGGAGGTGGCTTTTATCACTTTTTGTAAATAAAGGAACTACAACATTATTTGGTTGGGCGATATTGGTCTTGTCTATCTTTGCATTACTGGCAATAGTTATCCGCTTATTTGGTATCCCTATTAAAGGATTATTTGTGTTTGCCCGTTCTACCAAGGTAACTGATTTAACATTCACATCGGTTAACGGAGATCTTGAAAGTGAAAACCTGGAAAAGATTCTTGAAAGCTTCATTAATAGTGGTGCTTATAGAGAAGCTACCCGAATTCTTTTTATGATGACTTTGCGACAGCTTAATCGCAATAAGCTGATTAAATGGAGTATCTGGAAAACAGACCGTGAATATTATTACGAATTAAAGGATCAGGATCTTAAAGCTGAATTTCTGGACATTATGCGTCAGTACGAATATGTCTGGTATGGCAAATTTATGCCCGAAGTAGAATATTTCCGTCAGCTTGAAAATAGATATCATAAACTAATGCATCATATTCAATCACATAAAAATTAGAATGAATAAGCAGAAGCCAAATAACATTTTACTCTTTGGGATACCTTCACTGGTTATCATCCTGGCTTTTGTTATTGCCTATGCACCAAAACCTGTTGATTGGAGCCTCAGCTACTCTAATAAAGATGTTAAGCCATTCGGTAGTAAAATACTTTTCGAACTATTACCGGTATTAATGGAGGATAATTCAATTGTAGCATCACATAGTAACTTATCAATTTTTATTGGTAATGATAATCCAATTGGTGAAAACTTCATCTTTTTAAACAATAAGGTTGATTTTAATGCAGAGGACCAAAATAAAATAGAAGAGCTCTTACTAAATGGGAATAATGTATTTATTGCTGCCGAAAACTACGAAGAAGGATTCCTGGATTCGTTAAAAGTTGGTGTAGAAATTACTACGATACCAC contains:
- a CDS encoding zinc metallopeptidase yields the protein MFTSPLLFIFLFFLIVSWIVSSRLKSKFKAYSKVPINYGMTGAEVAQKMLRDNGLMNIQINAVQGTLSDHYNPTNRTINLSPDVYHGRSVAAAAVAAHETGHAIQHANSYSLLSFRSALVPLQNVSARILNFIFIAMFFGAFALPGLLPFDLALQIIIVCYGIFTLAAFVTLPVEIDASRRALAWLNNAGITSHDTYGKAKDALKWAAYTYVVAALSALATLLYYVMIFLGNRD
- a CDS encoding RDD family protein, producing the protein MEHLQISTTQNVDIEFQLASVGDRLLGHLIDGFIKLSYALILGVIIFNIVDTPDWWVSLLTLPIVFYNLLCDLFLNGQTFGKMIMKMRVVRLDVGELNFGACFIRWIFRLVDFHLTYGLGALLTIIINGKGKRIGDLAAGTAVLKIDAQGDLNDTVYVEVEQGYEPVYPEVIKLHEKDMQTIKEVLNLSQKNNSYNSIGAPHPLALKTKEVVIKKMNIETKQPAMEFLKTILKDYNYYHQ
- a CDS encoding stage II sporulation protein M — protein: MKEVTFINRNKKRWEKFEAQLQKSSLVTPDELADQFIQLTDDLAYARTYYPNTRTLSYLNSLSQKTHQEIYRNKREKGSRIPSFFAFELPLILNYARPYFFLSLVVFIAAWALGAISAYVDHDFLRVIAGDQYVNMTLDNIEKGDPMAVYSQVGEMPMFIGITFNNVFVSFYVFVMGLLTPIGTIIQIFRNGIMVGAFQAFFYHKNLLGVSTYAIMIHGTLELSAIVLAGGAGIIMGKYLLFPGTYSRKDSFVYGVKKSIKIMIGLVPVFIVAGFLEGFVTRYYNSMETWMNILIIAISLTFIVWYFFLYPVKVHRRYLQQTDRNE
- a CDS encoding DUF4129 domain-containing protein; the encoded protein is MKIHFKYILVFVLLLSGFQLKAETDSLALNGSIEAWDNTAVDYRHPSQDTITYYKQHPDYNYIEKETTESLLDRFWRWLLSLFVNKGTTTLFGWAILVLSIFALLAIVIRLFGIPIKGLFVFARSTKVTDLTFTSVNGDLESENLEKILESFINSGAYREATRILFMMTLRQLNRNKLIKWSIWKTDREYYYELKDQDLKAEFLDIMRQYEYVWYGKFMPEVEYFRQLENRYHKLMHHIQSHKN